Genomic window (Jeotgalibaca ciconiae):
AGCAACGTGCAATTCAAGGCGAGTTGGAACGGGCAATTAGTGCATTAGAAGGAATCGATAGTGCCAAAGTGATTCTTTCTTTTCCTGAGAATAGCGTGTTTACTAGACCGGAAGAGTTAGAACAAGCGACTGCTTCCATCATGCTCGTTAAGAGCGGTAGTAGAGAATTACCTATTTCCTCCATTCAAGGAATTGCTTCACTTGCTTCAGGGGCCGTTGATAATCTGCCTATGGAAAATGTAAGCATTATTGATGAAAATGGAAGCTTACTAAGTGCCTTCCTTCAAGAAGATGGCGGTTCGTTATTTGCTTCTGATGAAGCATCTCGTAATCGTGAAATTGAGAAAAATTACGCAAAAGAACTTGAGCAAAAAGTAATGACTACCTTGGCCCCGATTTATGGTGTAGAAAATCTATCAGTATCCGTTAATGTCAAAATGAATTTTGATGTGGGCGAAGAAGAAACTATTTTATATGGACAAGAAGCGGTCGACACCGATGAAGAAATCGACAGTAAAGTAAGAAGTGAAATCGTGAATGCGGCAGGCGGAGAAATTACTACCGAGGAATTGAATGAAAATGAATTAGCAATTAATAGTGTTGTTGAAGGAGAGGCCGGTAATGCTGCTTCTTATAACAGCACCAAAAACTATGAATTGGATCAAAAGAAGACTCGTACCGTTTTTGAAACCGGCCGAGTAGAAGAAATTTCTGCTTCAGTGCTGTTTAATACAGGCATACCGGGATTAAATGAAGGGCAAGTGAGAGATACAGTCAAAAATATTATTGGGGCTCCCGATGCAAATAATATTCAAGTATTTTCCACAAACTTCCATAAACAAACAGGTGTAACAGAAAACGGGCTGCCGGATGATTCCAATACAGTTGAAGGTCTATGGGCGAAATACCAGTTGTATATTATTGCGGGTATGGCTTTGATTCTGTTTACACTCATTATTTCCGTTATTGTTAGTGGAAATCGCCGTAGAAAAGCTAATGAAGAAGAGTTTGAAGCTCTTTTAGCAGAAGAAAAGCAAGAAGCAACACGTGATATTGAACTAGAAACGAAAAATATGTTAAAAGAAAAAATTCAAAATGAAAAACTTGAAAAAGAATCAACAGCTTACCAGCAAGCAAAAGACAGTCCGGAAATAGTAGCGGATTTAATAAAAATGTGGATGAAGGATGAGTAAGGTAATGGAAGATGTGTCTGGAATTAGAAAAGCGGCAATCCTTTTAATCTCTCTCGGTGCAGAAACTTCAGCCGAAATACTACGACTTTTACCGGAAAGCTATATCCAAAAAGTAAGTTATGAGATTGCCAACATTGATTATGTGAATCCAACAGAGCGAGAAGAAATACTAAATGAATTTTTAGAAATGTCTCAAGCCCGCCAGTATGTCATAGATGGCGGTGTTGATTATGCCCGTGAAATTCTGAATCGGGCATTGGGCGCACAACGAGCAAAAGAAGTCATTGATTTATTGAATCAAATTCAATTACGTGAGCGTCCTTTCAATATTGCCAGGAAAGCTGATCCCATGCAGCTGAAAAATTTATTATTAAGTGAACAGCCTCAGACAGTTGCATTAGTATTGTGCTACATGCAGCCAGATAAAGCTGCGCAAATTTTAGCACAATTTCCTTTAGAACTGCAAACAGAGATTGCAGAGCGAATTGGTACGATTACCAGTACTTCTCCTGCAGTTATTGAAAAAATCGAAAAAGTAATTGAAAATAAATTCTCTTCTTATGTAGAGAATGACACTGAAACAGTTGGTGGAGTTCATGCGCTGGTAGAAATTTTGAATTCCGTAGGCAGAAGTACGGAGAAAAATATTATTCAAGTGTTGGAAGAAAGACAGCCTGAGTTGGCAGATGAAGTGAAGGCGAACTTGTTTACCTTTGAAGATATCATTGCTCTGCACGCATCCGATGTTCAAAAAGTCTTACGTCACGTTGATAATGATGATTTAATGTTGGCATTGAAAGGTGTGTCAGATGAAATCCGCAATTTCGTCTTCCAAAATATGTCTTCTCGTGCAGTAGAAACAATCAAAGAAGATATGCAATTTATGGGACCTGCTCGACTATCCGCAGTAGAAGAAGCACAACAAAAAATTGTGGCGATTATTCGAACCTTGGATGAATCGGGTGAGATTTATATAAGAAGAGGTGATCAAGATGCCATCATTTCATAGAATTATTAAGGCAGGTAATTCGTCGGCACCTATTGAACATGCGCCGGTGACAACGACTTGGCAGCCGAAAATACAAGCTGCTCGAGCAGAGGAAAAAAATCCTGTTAAAGAGGCTTACCAGGCAGAACGCCAACAAATAGAAGCCATTATGGAAGAAACAAGAGCAGAGAAACAAGCAGTTTTATCTGCTGCGAAAGCCGAAGCAGAAGAATTGAAAGCAAAGGCTGAAACAGAAGGTTATCAAATTGGCGAAAAAAAAGGTGTTCAAGAAGGATTCCGGTCAGGCTATCAAAAAGGGCTGGAATCGGCCATAGAAGAAGCGAAAGAAGTAAAAGAGAACGCAAATCAAATCCTTGCAGAAGCAGAGAAACAAGTAGCGTTGTTTTATGAAGAGAAGAAAAAAGAAATGATTGAACTGGCAGCACAGATGGCTGAAAAAATTATCCATGAAAAAATTGATAGCTCTGATGAGAAGCTGATTGCATTAATTGCGCCCATTCTAAGTCGAATGGAACAAAAAGATACCTTTATCACGATCACTGTCAATCCTGAGTTACAGGAAGCGATGAAGAAAAATCTTGGAAAATTAGAAACGGAATACCCACTTTTCCGTTTTGTTGTTTTAGCGGATGTAACCTTAGAAAAAAATGGGTGTGTGATTGAAAGTTCTCATGCCATTGTTGATTTACAAATAAAGCAGCAATTAGAAGCAATGGTTGCCGATTTGAAAGAGTTGTAGGTGAAAAAAATGTTCCAGATTCCTTTTGATTGCTATCAAAAGCAACTAAAAAAGAAAAATTACTTTCAAACAAAAGGAAAAGTTTCGGAAGTCACAGGATTAATCATTAAAGTAGAAGGACTAGAGGCTTTTATCGGAGAAGTTTGCGAAATTTTTTTGAAAGCTACTGAAAAAATCGTCCTCAGTGAAGTTGTGGGTTTTGTAGAACAGACCGTTTTACTCATGCCGCTAGATAATCTGGATGGGATTGGGCCAGGTTGTCTTGTAAGGCCAACTGGAAAAACACTTCAGGTGGAAGTTTCTGATGAATTATTAGGGACAACCATTGATGGACTGGGCAGACCCATGTCTCATAATAGGCAGATAAATGGCAGGCTTCAGGAAGTAAATGGCGAGGCTCCCGATCCCTTTAAGCGGAATAAAATAGAAACGGTTATTCCAACCGGGATAAAAGCGATCGATGGTGCTTTGACGATCGGAGAAGGACAGCGGGTCGGTATTTTTGCCGGTAGTGGGGTTGGAAAGAGTACCTTGCTTGGTATGATTGCACGATATTGTGAAGCCGATGTCATTGTCATCGGCTTGATTGGTGAGCGTGGGCGAGAGGTGCTTGAGTTTATTGAAAATGATTTGGGCGAAGAAGGGTACAAGAAGTCGGTTGTTGTTTGTGCAACATCTGATTCGCCGCCGCTGGTTCGTTTAAAAGGCTCTTTTACAGCAACAGCAATTGCTGAATACTTCCGCGATCAAGGGAAAAAAGTGGTCTTGATGATGGACTCTGTTACTCGTGTTGCGATGGCGCAACGTGAAATCGGTTTGGCAACTGGGGAGCCACCAACGACGAAAGGCTACACACCTTCTGTTTTCACCACCTTGCCTCGTTTATTAGAACGAAGCGGTATGTCGGATAAAGGCTCTATTACCGCTTTTTACACGGTATTGGTAGAAGGGGATGACATGAACGAACCCATTGCAGATACAGTTCGAGGGATTTTGGATGGTCATATCATCCTTTCCCGGAAGATTGCTTCCGAGAATCAATACCCTGCCATTGACATTCAAAATAGTATCAGTCGTTTGATGAAAGAGATTGTGAGTGACGAACATTATCAAGCAGCCGGAAAACTAAAAGAAAATATGGCTGTATATGCTGAGTCAAAAGACTTGATTGATGTAGGAGCTTACCAAAAAGGGTCGAATCCTTCTGTAGATCGAGCAATTCAATTGCACCATCCAATCAAGACTTTTTTAAAACAGCAAGTAGAAGAACCGTTTCGTTTTTCTGAAACCCTGCAATTTTTAACAAAGACATTAGCTTAGAAAACAGTTGAGGTGAAAAGAATTGGCAAGTCATAAATTTTCCATGGAGAAAATATTAGGGTGGCGTTTTGATTTAGAGGACGAAGCAAGGTTACAACTTTCGAATCTACAAGATAAATGGAACAGAGAGAACCTGCAACTTCAAAGCTTGATTCAAGAGAATATCAAAGTGAAGAACGACAACTTGAAAAATACTCAAATCCAAACATTACGCTATAACGATTATTATAAAATGGTCATTGACGAAAAAATTGTTCAGCAAAAAAATCAGATGGATTCTACACAAGCACAAATAAATAAAGCACAAGAACAATTGCTTGATGCTCATAAAAATCGTAGAGCAATGGAAAAATTAAAAGAAAAAGAGCTTACTGCAGCCGAAGAAACGATGAAAAGGCTTGAACAAATGCAATTAGATGAATTCGCAACGATGAATTATAAGCAAAGAGCATTGTAGGCTAGGAAAAATAATACAGCGAAAGACCTTCACCTGTATGATTTTTCCTTTGAAAGGAGGTGAAATAAACTGGAAAGTGTGTCGATAAACCCGTTTATTCAGTTTTCAGGAGAAAAAGTATCCGTGATCCCGTCTCCTGATGCCAATCAGTTTCAAGAATTGTTGCATCAGTTTCTTGAACAGCCAACTGAACAGTTGAAGTCAGAAGAACAAGATGTCACATTCATACAAACATCTGAATCAGAAAATGAAGAAGATATGGAAAAAGCAATGGCAGAAGCAACGAAGACACTGCTGCAATTCCAACATGTCCGGCCAGTCATTCCCGATATTCAGAATGTTCAAAAGAGTGAAATGAGCATCGTAGACGGTGAACGGTCAATTGAAAAAACACTGCCTCTTTTTGTAGCTCCTTTTGCTGATGGAACCACAAAAACAATAGAGCAATTTGATGTTTGGGACGCTGAAAAATTATTCGAAGAAGCGCCACAAGAGCCGAAAAAACAAGCGAGGATTCCTGAAGTTGCTTCTCAAGTATCAGAGCTTGTTCCGCCTAAGGAGCAACTACTATTTGAAAAAAAACTTGGAACAGATCAATCCACCTTGTTAATTGAAAATCATCAAGTAGATTCAAAGGTACATTTTGATGAGAAAAACTTCGAGTCAGCTGATGAGCAACTCCAACAAATAGAAGAACTATCAGAATCTAACGGAATAAGCTTGTCAAAAGAAAAAAAGGTCTTGCCTAAAAAGCTCATAACTGAAAAATCAGACGAGACGATTGCATTTCAGCCGACGAAATCTGTTCCTGTCGAAGAGAAAATCGAGAAGAAACCATTCGTTGTAACAGAGTTATCAAGTGAGTTGCCTGAAAAGAATCTAAGCGTTCCGATAGAGCTGCCGAAAGAAACAACGATTGCGCCAAGCGGAAAACAAGTACAAATTACTTGGCAAAATCCCGAACAATTCGTGAAGGATATTGGAGAAAGCATGAATCTTTCTATTAAAGACATGGAAACTCATGAAAATAAACGGATACAAGTAACGATTACACCAGAGAAGCTGGGTGAAATGGAAATCCATCTTGAATGGAAAGAAGATAAAATTGTCGCAAAAATGTTTATCCAAAAAGAAGATATCAGAGAGCTTGTTGAAAGAAAAGTGCCGACAATTATAGCTAATACTCAAAATGAAACAATGATTCATTCCATCGTCATTGAAGAAATGCCTCAAGCAAATACTGCATTTGCTGGACAAACGATGGACTTTGGTGCAAACCAACAATCTACAAATAATTCGGGAAAAATAAATAAAGCAGGTATACAAGATTTTGAAGAAGAAACGGAAGAAATCCAGGAACCAGCTT
Coding sequences:
- the fliF gene encoding flagellar basal-body MS-ring/collar protein FliF, with amino-acid sequence MDVVKNIGDSMKSGWNSLSRGKRIGLVSVSVLTLIIGLVVYFASQRVEYALLFSGMEEADSGNIVNDLEAKKIPYRLEDNGTSIYIDKDYVDKYRIELAVNDMLPSNSIGFEIFDNSGMMDTDKDREIKKQRAIQGELERAISALEGIDSAKVILSFPENSVFTRPEELEQATASIMLVKSGSRELPISSIQGIASLASGAVDNLPMENVSIIDENGSLLSAFLQEDGGSLFASDEASRNREIEKNYAKELEQKVMTTLAPIYGVENLSVSVNVKMNFDVGEEETILYGQEAVDTDEEIDSKVRSEIVNAAGGEITTEELNENELAINSVVEGEAGNAASYNSTKNYELDQKKTRTVFETGRVEEISASVLFNTGIPGLNEGQVRDTVKNIIGAPDANNIQVFSTNFHKQTGVTENGLPDDSNTVEGLWAKYQLYIIAGMALILFTLIISVIVSGNRRRKANEEEFEALLAEEKQEATRDIELETKNMLKEKIQNEKLEKESTAYQQAKDSPEIVADLIKMWMKDE
- the fliG gene encoding flagellar motor switch protein FliG, which produces MEDVSGIRKAAILLISLGAETSAEILRLLPESYIQKVSYEIANIDYVNPTEREEILNEFLEMSQARQYVIDGGVDYAREILNRALGAQRAKEVIDLLNQIQLRERPFNIARKADPMQLKNLLLSEQPQTVALVLCYMQPDKAAQILAQFPLELQTEIAERIGTITSTSPAVIEKIEKVIENKFSSYVENDTETVGGVHALVEILNSVGRSTEKNIIQVLEERQPELADEVKANLFTFEDIIALHASDVQKVLRHVDNDDLMLALKGVSDEIRNFVFQNMSSRAVETIKEDMQFMGPARLSAVEEAQQKIVAIIRTLDESGEIYIRRGDQDAIIS
- a CDS encoding FliH/SctL family protein, which codes for MPSFHRIIKAGNSSAPIEHAPVTTTWQPKIQAARAEEKNPVKEAYQAERQQIEAIMEETRAEKQAVLSAAKAEAEELKAKAETEGYQIGEKKGVQEGFRSGYQKGLESAIEEAKEVKENANQILAEAEKQVALFYEEKKKEMIELAAQMAEKIIHEKIDSSDEKLIALIAPILSRMEQKDTFITITVNPELQEAMKKNLGKLETEYPLFRFVVLADVTLEKNGCVIESSHAIVDLQIKQQLEAMVADLKEL
- the fliI gene encoding flagellar protein export ATPase FliI codes for the protein MFQIPFDCYQKQLKKKNYFQTKGKVSEVTGLIIKVEGLEAFIGEVCEIFLKATEKIVLSEVVGFVEQTVLLMPLDNLDGIGPGCLVRPTGKTLQVEVSDELLGTTIDGLGRPMSHNRQINGRLQEVNGEAPDPFKRNKIETVIPTGIKAIDGALTIGEGQRVGIFAGSGVGKSTLLGMIARYCEADVIVIGLIGERGREVLEFIENDLGEEGYKKSVVVCATSDSPPLVRLKGSFTATAIAEYFRDQGKKVVLMMDSVTRVAMAQREIGLATGEPPTTKGYTPSVFTTLPRLLERSGMSDKGSITAFYTVLVEGDDMNEPIADTVRGILDGHIILSRKIASENQYPAIDIQNSISRLMKEIVSDEHYQAAGKLKENMAVYAESKDLIDVGAYQKGSNPSVDRAIQLHHPIKTFLKQQVEEPFRFSETLQFLTKTLA
- the fliJ gene encoding flagellar export protein FliJ, encoding MASHKFSMEKILGWRFDLEDEARLQLSNLQDKWNRENLQLQSLIQENIKVKNDNLKNTQIQTLRYNDYYKMVIDEKIVQQKNQMDSTQAQINKAQEQLLDAHKNRRAMEKLKEKELTAAEETMKRLEQMQLDEFATMNYKQRAL
- a CDS encoding flagellar hook-length control protein FliK, which translates into the protein MIPSPDANQFQELLHQFLEQPTEQLKSEEQDVTFIQTSESENEEDMEKAMAEATKTLLQFQHVRPVIPDIQNVQKSEMSIVDGERSIEKTLPLFVAPFADGTTKTIEQFDVWDAEKLFEEAPQEPKKQARIPEVASQVSELVPPKEQLLFEKKLGTDQSTLLIENHQVDSKVHFDEKNFESADEQLQQIEELSESNGISLSKEKKVLPKKLITEKSDETIAFQPTKSVPVEEKIEKKPFVVTELSSELPEKNLSVPIELPKETTIAPSGKQVQITWQNPEQFVKDIGESMNLSIKDMETHENKRIQVTITPEKLGEMEIHLEWKEDKIVAKMFIQKEDIRELVERKVPTIIANTQNETMIHSIVIEEMPQANTAFAGQTMDFGANQQSTNNSGKINKAGIQDFEEETEEIQEPASKGLSLYI